Proteins encoded within one genomic window of Pectobacterium araliae:
- the mobA gene encoding molybdenum cofactor guanylyltransferase MobA: MITGVILAGGRATRMGGHDKGLIALNGVPLYLHALSRLKTQVDEIIISANRNQDVYAQSGCRIIGDFDATFPGPLAGILSGLHASTSEWVVFVPCDVPAFPIDLVHRLWQARGGANAIYATDGERPHPTLLLINKNLIESLETYLHLGNRKLMLFMEQVGANAVSFSDQPEAFRNMNSPEDLSNWEEQHRES; encoded by the coding sequence ATGATTACAGGCGTTATTCTCGCGGGCGGACGTGCAACGCGCATGGGCGGGCATGATAAAGGTCTGATAGCACTAAACGGTGTACCGCTATATCTACACGCTCTGTCTCGGCTTAAAACACAGGTTGACGAGATCATCATCAGCGCTAATCGTAATCAGGATGTGTATGCACAAAGCGGGTGTCGGATTATTGGTGACTTTGATGCAACCTTTCCAGGCCCGCTTGCTGGCATCCTGAGTGGATTACACGCATCTACGTCCGAATGGGTTGTATTCGTTCCTTGTGATGTTCCGGCCTTCCCCATCGACTTGGTACACCGCTTATGGCAAGCACGCGGGGGGGCAAATGCGATTTATGCCACAGACGGAGAACGACCACATCCCACATTACTCTTAATCAATAAAAACCTTATTGAATCACTAGAGACCTATCTGCATCTCGGAAACCGTAAGCTGATGCTATTTATGGAACAGGTTGGAGCAAACGCCGTTTCATTTAGCGATCAGCCTGAAGCTTTTCGCAATATGAATTCGCCTGAAGATTTATCCAATTGGGAGGAGCAACACCGTGAATCCTAA
- a CDS encoding serine/threonine protein kinase yields MNSSVFNFQTLFPDLIVDALLDVGLRVDSGLTALNSYENRVYQFVDEDRKRFVVKFYRPERWSAAQIVEEHTFAQQLAEDDVPIVAPVFLNGQTLNVYEGFHFAVFPSMGGRQYEMDNEEQLEWVGRFLGRIHQTGQKSLFTERPTIGVNEYLHEPYRLLETCPLIPKIHRHNFLQATRQLIDTVETYWHSDWRPLRLHGDCHPGNILWRDGPLFVDLDDARNGPAIQDLWMLLHGDRREQRIQLDILLDAYSEFSDFQEKELTLIEPLRAMRQVYYLAWVARRWEDPAFPKSFPWMTDADFWLKQTAIFIGQTQLLQEPPLQLMPMY; encoded by the coding sequence ATGAATAGTTCAGTATTTAATTTCCAGACACTGTTCCCAGATTTGATCGTGGATGCCTTGTTGGATGTCGGGCTGCGCGTTGATTCCGGTTTGACAGCATTAAACAGCTATGAAAACCGGGTGTATCAATTCGTTGATGAAGATCGTAAGCGATTCGTCGTGAAATTTTATCGCCCGGAACGGTGGAGCGCGGCGCAAATTGTGGAAGAACACACGTTTGCCCAACAACTGGCAGAAGATGACGTTCCTATCGTCGCGCCTGTTTTTCTTAATGGGCAGACGTTGAATGTCTATGAAGGATTTCATTTTGCCGTATTCCCTAGTATGGGGGGCCGGCAGTATGAGATGGATAATGAAGAGCAGCTCGAATGGGTCGGCCGTTTTCTCGGACGAATTCACCAGACGGGGCAGAAATCGTTATTCACCGAGCGACCAACGATTGGGGTAAATGAATATTTGCATGAACCTTATCGGCTGCTGGAAACGTGTCCGCTAATACCAAAAATACATCGACATAATTTTTTACAGGCAACCCGTCAACTGATTGATACAGTTGAAACTTATTGGCACAGCGACTGGCGTCCATTGCGTCTGCATGGGGATTGTCACCCTGGAAATATTTTGTGGCGTGATGGCCCGCTATTTGTGGATTTGGATGATGCTCGCAATGGCCCGGCAATACAAGATTTATGGATGCTGTTGCATGGTGACCGCCGTGAACAACGTATTCAATTGGATATCTTATTAGACGCTTATAGCGAATTTTCGGATTTTCAGGAGAAAGAACTGACGTTGATTGAGCCTCTTCGCGCGATGCGACAGGTTTATTATCTGGCTTGGGTTGCGCGTCGTTGGGAAGATCCTGCTTTTCCGAAAAGTTTCCCTTGGATGACGGATGCTGATTTCTGGTTGAAGCAAACGGCAATATTTATTGGGCAAACTCAGCTGTTGCAGGAGCCTCCTCTACAGCTGATGCCAATGTACTGA
- a CDS encoding YihD family protein: MKCHRVNELIELLHPAWQKEPDLNLVQFLQNLAQEAGFEGQLNELTDDILIYHLKMRDADKKQVIPGLKKDYEEDFKTALLRARGVIKD, encoded by the coding sequence ATGAAATGTCACCGTGTTAATGAGCTGATAGAGCTGCTGCATCCAGCCTGGCAAAAAGAGCCTGATTTAAACCTGGTACAATTTTTACAAAACCTTGCACAGGAGGCGGGGTTTGAGGGGCAGTTAAACGAACTAACTGATGATATCCTTATTTACCATCTGAAAATGCGTGATGCAGATAAAAAACAAGTCATTCCCGGTCTAAAGAAAGACTATGAGGAAGATTTCAAAACAGCTTTGCTGCGTGCCCGTGGGGTTATTAAAGACTAG
- the polA gene encoding DNA polymerase I, producing MAQIAENPLILVDGSSYLYRAYHAFPPLTNSAGEATGAMYGVLNMLRSLLLQYSPSHVAIVFDAKGKTFRDELFENYKAHRPPMPEDLREQIEPLHNMVKAMGLPLLAVSGVEADDVIGTLAVQAEKAGKSVLISTGDKDMAQLVTPSVTLINTMNNTILGPQEVCDKYGIPPELIIDFLALMGDASDNIPGVPGVGEKTAQALLQGLGGLDSLYANLDKIAELSFRGAKTMAPKLEQHKEVAYLSYQLATIKTDVELELSCDQLTVNELDVDELHRLFSRYEFKRWLSDIESGTWMQGKKSSPPVQAVSNSVVEQVAEEDNAPTLSADGYVTILDEKTLLDWVERLKQAEVFAFDTETDGLDTLTANLIGLSFAIKPGEAAYLPLAHDYLDAPEQLDRATVLALFKPLLEDENLLKIGQNLKFDKGVMQRYDIDLRGIAFDTMLESYVLDSVAGRHDMDSLAERYLKHKTITFEEIAGKGKNQLTFNQIALEQAGPYAAEDADVTLHLHQKLWGKLQPHADLCQVFQTIDMPLVPVLSRIERTGVLIDPAILAEHSKELTTRLAELETQAYELAGEEFNLSSTKQLQGILYEKQKLPILKKTPKGAPSTNEEVLAELALDYPLPKLILEYRGLAKLKSTYTDKLPLMINPATKRVHTSYHQAVTATGRLSSSDPNLQNIPVRNDEGRRIRQAFIAPKGYSIVAADYSQIELRIMAHLSGDKGLLNAFANGLDIHRATASEVFGTALDKVTSEQRRSAKAINFGLIYGMSAFGLSRQLNIPRSESQKYMNLYFERYPGVQDYMERTRQQAAEHGYVSTLDGRRLYLPDIHSRNAMARKGAERAAINAPMQGTAADIIKKAMIAIDDWLQKDMPQVKMIMQVHDELVFEIHDSVIEESISKIKLLMEGCMQLNVPLQVDIGTGMNWDQAH from the coding sequence ATGGCTCAGATTGCAGAAAACCCTTTAATACTGGTAGATGGTTCATCCTATTTGTATCGTGCGTATCACGCTTTTCCACCGTTAACGAACAGCGCGGGAGAAGCAACCGGTGCAATGTATGGCGTACTGAATATGCTACGCAGTTTGCTGTTGCAATATAGCCCCAGCCACGTTGCCATTGTTTTTGATGCGAAAGGGAAAACGTTTCGCGACGAGTTGTTCGAAAATTATAAAGCTCACCGCCCACCTATGCCTGAGGATCTACGTGAACAGATAGAGCCTCTGCATAATATGGTGAAAGCAATGGGGTTGCCGCTTCTGGCAGTTTCCGGTGTAGAAGCGGACGATGTCATCGGTACACTTGCGGTGCAGGCGGAAAAAGCGGGTAAGTCGGTGCTGATTAGTACCGGCGATAAAGATATGGCACAGCTGGTGACGCCGAGCGTCACGCTCATTAATACCATGAACAACACCATTCTTGGCCCACAGGAAGTGTGTGATAAATACGGTATTCCCCCTGAGCTGATTATCGATTTCCTCGCGTTGATGGGAGATGCATCGGATAACATTCCCGGTGTGCCTGGTGTGGGTGAAAAAACGGCTCAGGCGCTATTGCAAGGGCTTGGCGGGTTAGATTCGCTGTATGCCAATCTTGATAAAATTGCTGAGCTTTCTTTTCGCGGTGCGAAAACCATGGCGCCGAAGCTGGAACAACATAAAGAAGTGGCTTACCTCTCTTATCAGCTTGCCACCATTAAAACGGATGTTGAGCTGGAACTTAGCTGCGATCAGCTTACCGTTAACGAGCTGGATGTGGATGAACTGCATCGCCTCTTTTCCCGTTATGAATTTAAACGCTGGTTATCAGATATTGAATCAGGTACCTGGATGCAGGGTAAAAAGAGCAGCCCACCTGTTCAGGCGGTGAGTAACTCGGTGGTTGAGCAAGTTGCTGAAGAAGATAATGCGCCTACGCTTTCTGCTGACGGTTACGTCACGATTCTTGATGAGAAAACGCTGCTCGATTGGGTTGAGCGTTTAAAACAGGCTGAGGTTTTCGCTTTTGATACGGAAACCGACGGGCTGGATACACTCACTGCTAATCTGATTGGTTTGTCATTTGCTATTAAGCCCGGTGAAGCGGCTTATTTGCCGCTGGCGCATGACTATCTGGATGCGCCGGAGCAGTTGGATCGTGCCACGGTATTGGCCTTGTTCAAACCGCTGCTGGAAGATGAAAATCTGCTTAAGATTGGTCAGAATCTCAAGTTTGATAAAGGCGTGATGCAGCGGTATGACATCGATTTACGCGGCATCGCGTTTGATACCATGCTGGAATCCTATGTGCTCGACAGCGTGGCGGGTCGCCACGATATGGATAGTTTGGCCGAGCGTTATCTGAAGCACAAAACCATTACCTTTGAAGAGATCGCGGGTAAAGGCAAAAATCAGCTGACGTTTAATCAGATCGCGCTGGAACAGGCTGGGCCGTATGCGGCTGAGGATGCGGACGTTACGCTGCATCTGCACCAGAAGCTCTGGGGGAAACTCCAGCCACATGCCGATCTGTGTCAGGTCTTCCAGACTATTGATATGCCGCTGGTGCCAGTTTTATCCCGCATCGAGCGTACGGGCGTGCTAATCGATCCCGCGATTCTGGCGGAACACTCAAAAGAGCTAACGACTCGTTTGGCGGAGCTGGAAACACAAGCGTATGAGCTGGCGGGTGAAGAATTCAATCTCTCATCGACCAAGCAGCTACAGGGTATTTTGTATGAAAAGCAAAAGCTGCCGATTCTGAAGAAAACGCCAAAAGGCGCGCCATCAACCAATGAGGAAGTGCTGGCCGAACTGGCACTAGATTACCCTTTGCCGAAGCTGATCCTCGAATATCGGGGCTTGGCCAAGCTGAAATCCACATACACCGATAAGCTGCCGCTGATGATCAATCCGGCGACGAAGCGCGTGCATACGTCTTATCATCAGGCTGTTACTGCGACCGGGCGTTTGTCTTCCAGCGATCCTAACCTGCAAAATATCCCAGTGCGTAATGACGAAGGACGCCGTATTCGTCAGGCATTCATTGCACCGAAGGGCTACAGCATTGTTGCCGCTGACTACTCGCAAATTGAACTGCGTATCATGGCGCATTTATCGGGTGATAAAGGGCTGTTGAATGCATTCGCGAACGGGTTGGATATCCACCGGGCAACGGCGTCAGAAGTGTTTGGCACCGCGCTGGATAAGGTGACATCAGAACAGCGTCGCAGTGCGAAAGCGATCAACTTCGGTTTGATCTACGGTATGAGTGCGTTTGGTTTGTCACGCCAACTGAATATTCCACGTAGCGAATCGCAGAAATACATGAATCTGTATTTTGAGCGTTATCCCGGTGTGCAGGATTACATGGAGCGGACGCGCCAACAGGCCGCTGAGCATGGTTATGTGTCCACATTAGATGGCCGCCGTCTCTATCTGCCTGATATCCATTCTCGCAATGCTATGGCGCGTAAAGGTGCGGAGCGTGCGGCGATTAACGCCCCGATGCAGGGAACAGCTGCTGATATTATCAAGAAAGCGATGATCGCGATTGACGACTGGCTACAGAAAGACATGCCGCAGGTGAAGATGATCATGCAGGTTCACGATGAGCTGGTTTTCGAGATTCACGATTCGGTTATTGAAGAATCCATTAGTAAAATCAAGCTATTAATGGAAGGTTGTATGCAATTGAATGTACCGTTGCAGGTAGATATCGGTACAGGCATGAATTGGGATCAAGCACATTAA
- the yihA gene encoding ribosome biogenesis GTP-binding protein YihA/YsxC, whose translation MTQQYNYHMTRFIISAPDIHHLATDSGIEVAFAGRSNAGKSSALNTLTNQKNLARTSKTPGRTQLINLFQVADGVRLVDLPGYGYAEVPEQMKIKWQRALGEYLQKRNSLKGLVVLMDIRHPLKDLDQQMIQWAVDVELPVLVLLTKADKLASGARKTQLHRVREAVVPFMGDIQVEAFSSLKKLGVDKLQQKLDNWFSTLPHAEEEQEAE comes from the coding sequence GTGACCCAGCAATATAACTACCACATGACGCGTTTTATCATCAGCGCCCCGGATATTCACCACCTGGCAACAGATAGCGGTATTGAAGTGGCCTTTGCTGGGCGTTCTAACGCCGGAAAATCCAGCGCGCTGAATACGCTGACCAACCAGAAAAACCTGGCACGAACCAGTAAAACACCGGGCCGAACTCAGTTGATTAACCTGTTCCAGGTGGCCGACGGCGTGCGTTTAGTCGATCTCCCTGGCTATGGTTATGCCGAAGTGCCAGAGCAAATGAAGATCAAATGGCAACGTGCGCTCGGTGAATACCTGCAAAAGCGTAACAGCCTAAAGGGTCTGGTTGTACTGATGGATATTCGTCATCCTCTGAAAGATCTCGATCAGCAAATGATTCAGTGGGCAGTCGATGTCGAGCTTCCGGTCTTAGTTCTGCTGACCAAAGCCGATAAGCTGGCTTCAGGTGCACGTAAGACACAGTTGCATAGGGTTCGCGAGGCTGTTGTACCATTTATGGGTGATATTCAAGTCGAGGCATTTTCGTCACTGAAAAAACTCGGCGTCGATAAACTACAGCAGAAATTGGACAACTGGTTCAGCACGCTGCCACACGCTGAAGAAGAACAAGAAGCAGAATAA
- the dsbA gene encoding thiol:disulfide interchange protein DsbA: MKRLWLALIGAVLAFSASAAEFSDGKQYVELDKPATQEPQVLEFFSFYCPHCYQFEQVYHVPDAVKKALPEGTKMTRYHVDFLGTLGKNLTQAWAVAMALGVEDKITPLMFDAVQKTQTLQKPEDIRTVFVKAGVSAEEFDGALNSFVVKSLVAQQEKAAADLQLRGVPAMFVNGKYMIKNDGLDTSSMDAYVKQYADVVNFLITKK; the protein is encoded by the coding sequence ATGAAAAGATTATGGCTTGCGCTGATTGGTGCCGTTCTGGCATTTAGTGCCTCTGCTGCAGAGTTTTCTGACGGTAAGCAATATGTAGAATTAGATAAACCTGCAACGCAAGAGCCTCAGGTTCTCGAGTTCTTCTCATTCTATTGTCCCCACTGCTATCAATTTGAACAGGTTTATCACGTTCCTGATGCAGTAAAAAAAGCGTTGCCAGAGGGTACAAAGATGACGCGTTATCACGTGGACTTCTTGGGCACATTGGGTAAAAACCTGACGCAGGCTTGGGCTGTGGCCATGGCGCTGGGTGTGGAAGATAAAATTACCCCGCTGATGTTTGATGCCGTTCAGAAAACGCAGACCTTACAAAAACCGGAAGATATTCGCACCGTCTTTGTAAAAGCGGGTGTGAGTGCGGAAGAGTTTGATGGTGCTCTGAATAGTTTTGTTGTGAAATCTCTGGTTGCCCAGCAAGAAAAAGCGGCGGCAGATTTGCAATTACGTGGTGTTCCAGCCATGTTCGTTAATGGTAAATATATGATCAAGAACGATGGTCTCGATACCAGCTCTATGGACGCTTACGTAAAACAGTATGCTGATGTGGTGAATTTCCTCATTACTAAAAAGTAA